A single window of Mycobacterium sp. ITM-2016-00318 DNA harbors:
- a CDS encoding adenylate kinase yields MRVVLLGPPGAGKGTQAQKLSEKLGIPQISTGDLFRENISSGTPLGLEAKRYLDAGDLVPSELTNKLVEDRIEQPDAVDGFILDGYPRSVEQAQALDDMLKNHDTKLDAVLEFSVSEEELFTRLQARGRADDTEEVIHNRMKVYADETRPLLEYYSRNNLQTVDAVGGLDEVFARALRALGK; encoded by the coding sequence AAGGGACGCAGGCTCAGAAGCTGTCCGAGAAGCTCGGCATCCCGCAGATCTCCACAGGCGACCTCTTCCGCGAGAACATCAGCTCCGGCACCCCGTTGGGCCTGGAGGCCAAGCGCTACCTGGACGCAGGCGACCTCGTGCCCTCAGAGCTGACCAACAAGCTGGTCGAGGACCGCATCGAGCAGCCGGACGCCGTCGACGGCTTCATCCTCGACGGCTACCCGCGCTCGGTCGAGCAGGCACAGGCCCTCGACGACATGCTCAAGAACCACGACACCAAGCTCGACGCCGTGCTGGAGTTCTCGGTCTCCGAGGAGGAGCTCTTCACACGGCTCCAGGCCCGCGGTCGCGCCGACGACACCGAAGAGGTCATCCACAACCGGATGAAGGTGTACGCCGACGAGACCAGGCCGCTGCTCGAGTACTACAGCCGCAACAACCTGCAGACCGTCGACGCGGTCGGCGGGCTCGACGAGGTCTTCGCCCGCGCGCTGCGCGCTCTGGGCAAGTAG
- the map gene encoding type I methionyl aminopeptidase: protein MVTLPGLRTRKVVEPRTPGELDAMAVAGSVVASALKAVHEAAAPGVSTLELDTIAESVIRHAGGTPSFLGYHGFPATICSSVNNRVVHGIPSADEALADGDLVSIDCGAIVDGWHGDSAITFGVGHLIPVDEALSAATRESMEAGIAAMVPGNRLTDVSHAIENGTRAAEQRYDRRFGIVAGYGGHGIGRRMHMDPFLPNEGQPGRGPYLVAGSVLAIEPMLTLGTTKTVELDDGWTVVTADGTRAAHWEHTVAVTDDGPRILTR, encoded by the coding sequence ATGGTCACCCTGCCGGGGCTGCGAACCCGCAAGGTGGTCGAGCCCCGCACACCCGGTGAGCTCGACGCGATGGCAGTGGCCGGCTCGGTGGTCGCGTCCGCGCTGAAGGCGGTGCACGAGGCCGCGGCGCCCGGTGTGTCCACCCTCGAGCTCGACACGATCGCCGAATCGGTGATCCGCCACGCCGGCGGCACCCCGTCCTTCCTCGGATATCACGGCTTCCCCGCCACCATCTGCTCGTCGGTGAACAACCGCGTCGTGCACGGCATCCCTTCGGCCGACGAGGCACTGGCGGACGGTGACCTGGTGTCCATCGACTGCGGCGCGATCGTCGACGGCTGGCACGGCGACTCGGCCATCACCTTCGGAGTCGGGCACTTGATCCCGGTCGACGAGGCGCTGTCGGCAGCCACCAGAGAGTCGATGGAGGCGGGAATCGCGGCGATGGTGCCCGGCAACCGCCTCACCGACGTCTCGCACGCCATCGAGAACGGCACCAGGGCCGCGGAGCAGCGCTACGACCGCAGATTCGGCATCGTCGCCGGGTACGGCGGCCACGGCATCGGCCGACGCATGCACATGGATCCCTTCCTGCCCAACGAGGGCCAGCCCGGCCGCGGGCCCTACCTGGTTGCCGGCTCGGTGCTGGCCATCGAACCGATGCTGACCCTCGGCACCACCAAGACGGTGGAGCTGGACGACGGGTGGACTGTCGTCACCGCTGACGGGACCCGCGCCGCCCACTGGGAACACACCGTGGCGGTCACCGATGACGGGCCTCGCATCCTGACCCGTTAG